The following proteins are encoded in a genomic region of Lactiplantibacillus plantarum:
- a CDS encoding EAL domain-containing protein, producing the protein MSLAQLEIGLLWLTGSIAVIFILTIGTYYWYSRKRSNNYLENDDFNLRYFIQKQVDFRGRTTGYECLLRQQNTDGSWSLPPQLDSLPLQRVIFLLEDTFKALPDEAITLSINLEYEQIISPEFRYFVRWAIANIEPMHLAIEYTPQYQPRRINKRLFRRRIREARGYGMQFGIDNVGASLANLKNIQWLLKDIDTLKCSMRSFRKEDPSVWLDLNLQFWNQLSKENNIDLILMGIENEADEQLAEQLQISIRQGYLFGHPINPQQSTTKENHDA; encoded by the coding sequence ATGAGTCTAGCACAATTAGAAATAGGATTACTGTGGTTGACAGGCTCAATTGCGGTCATCTTCATCCTGACGATTGGTACTTATTATTGGTACTCCCGCAAACGTTCCAACAATTACCTTGAAAATGATGATTTTAATCTACGCTACTTTATTCAAAAACAAGTCGATTTTCGTGGCCGCACTACCGGCTATGAATGTCTCCTGCGTCAACAAAATACTGATGGTTCGTGGTCATTACCACCACAACTTGACTCACTTCCACTTCAGCGGGTGATCTTCCTGCTTGAAGATACCTTTAAGGCGCTACCTGATGAAGCGATTACGTTATCAATCAATTTAGAATACGAACAAATCATCAGTCCCGAATTCCGTTATTTTGTTCGCTGGGCAATTGCGAACATCGAACCGATGCACTTGGCAATTGAGTACACACCTCAATACCAACCGCGTCGTATCAATAAACGCCTATTTCGGCGACGAATTCGTGAAGCCCGCGGTTACGGCATGCAGTTTGGAATCGATAACGTCGGTGCAAGTCTAGCCAATCTTAAAAACATTCAGTGGCTTTTAAAAGATATCGACACGCTCAAATGCTCAATGCGCTCATTTCGCAAGGAAGACCCATCCGTCTGGCTGGACCTGAACCTCCAATTCTGGAATCAGCTCTCTAAGGAAAACAATATTGATCTAATTCTAATGGGAATCGAAAATGAGGCCGATGAACAACTCGCCGAGCAACTGCAAATCAGCATTCGCCAAGGCTACTTATTCGGCCATCCAATCAATCCCCAGCAATCAACCACAAAGGAGAACCACGATGCCTAA
- the purD gene encoding phosphoribosylamine--glycine ligase, producing the protein MANVLVVGGGGREHAIAKAMMASPQVSTVYCAPGNPGMIRDGIRTLAIDEMDFAGLVNFARANTVTLTFVGPEVPLAAGIVDYFQAAGLAIFGPNQAAAQLESSKVFAKAFMSRHHIPTADYRQFHELDSALAYSHEQAVPQVIKVDGLAAGKGVTVATSYEQAAAAIKTAFKTSSTVLIEDYVAGFEFSQMVLVGGEHYALLPTAQDHKRLQDHDRGPNTGGMGAYSPVPQITPAVIDQTIATIIEPTIAGLKADGLSFEGVIYVGGILTATGVQVIEYNLRLGDPETQILLPQLQSDFYQVIVDLLQHRQPHAQWQTTATYLGVVLAAPGYPGPTEAGVPVPTVAGADYASVAGTPDQLVSAGGRVMMVTASAPSLVAAQRAVYQQIDQLRVGDLVYRTDIGVKGMTASHD; encoded by the coding sequence ATGGCAAACGTATTAGTAGTTGGTGGTGGCGGTCGCGAACATGCCATTGCCAAGGCAATGATGGCAAGTCCGCAAGTCAGTACCGTCTATTGTGCACCCGGTAATCCAGGCATGATCCGGGATGGTATTCGGACACTAGCGATTGACGAAATGGACTTTGCGGGGTTGGTCAACTTTGCACGGGCCAATACGGTTACCCTGACCTTCGTCGGGCCCGAAGTACCGCTAGCCGCGGGCATTGTTGATTACTTTCAAGCAGCCGGCCTGGCTATCTTTGGCCCCAACCAAGCTGCGGCACAGTTGGAAAGTTCTAAGGTATTCGCGAAGGCCTTCATGAGTCGCCATCACATTCCGACGGCCGACTACCGGCAATTTCATGAATTGGATTCGGCACTAGCTTATAGTCATGAACAAGCGGTGCCGCAAGTTATCAAAGTCGATGGGCTGGCAGCTGGTAAAGGGGTGACGGTTGCGACGAGTTATGAACAAGCCGCGGCAGCGATTAAGACGGCCTTTAAAACTAGTTCGACGGTCTTGATCGAGGACTACGTTGCTGGCTTTGAGTTTTCCCAAATGGTTTTGGTTGGTGGTGAGCACTATGCGTTATTACCGACCGCCCAAGATCATAAACGGTTACAGGACCATGACCGGGGACCGAACACGGGTGGTATGGGGGCCTATTCACCAGTACCGCAAATCACGCCCGCGGTTATCGATCAAACGATTGCGACAATTATTGAACCGACGATTGCAGGTCTCAAAGCCGATGGGTTAAGCTTTGAAGGGGTTATCTATGTTGGGGGAATCCTGACTGCGACCGGTGTTCAAGTTATTGAATATAATTTGCGACTGGGTGATCCTGAAACGCAGATCTTATTACCACAACTACAGAGTGATTTTTATCAAGTCATCGTCGATTTATTGCAACATCGGCAACCACACGCGCAGTGGCAAACGACGGCAACTTATCTTGGCGTCGTACTAGCTGCTCCCGGTTATCCGGGACCAACTGAAGCCGGTGTACCGGTTCCGACGGTTGCTGGTGCGGATTATGCTAGCGTTGCGGGTACCCCGGATCAATTGGTCAGTGCGGGTGGCCGGGTGATGATGGTTACCGCAAGTGCCCCGAGCTTGGTCGCAGCACAGCGGGCTGTTTATCAACAAATCGACCAACTCAGAGTCGGTGATCTAGTGTACCGAACTGATATTGGCGTTAAGGGGATGACAGCGTCCCACGATTAG
- a CDS encoding glycosyltransferase family 2 protein, whose amino-acid sequence MTNIFIDHIFAATLFKSVINIALLILCLYPIVGSFFWFAGALSYRFIKTNKRDDDWQYIPAEQQPMITIMIPAHNEEVMIEETITYLFTQLNYTNYEVLVMNDGSTDKTATIIQRLQSVYPRLRTVEIEKNKGKAHAFNIGMYFAQGEYILSNDADTIPEKDALMKYMNFFIHDRDMNTSAVTANMDVQNRTSLLGKSQTVEFSSIVGVIKRSQTSINDSMYAYSGANTLYRKQFLIDVGGFRQNRATEDISIAWDHQMVGAVPRFAPNIVFHMNVPTTIRDLYHQRKRWAQGGTEVWLTNIKKFIFHPIVHRYQLSMFVDSTLSIIWSFFFVITSLMFLILMGYFLITGNFERVYHGLMLSFVFVSFELLAGFMQLLAALLLDHHGAKLKYWFFAPLYMLFYWMINPITVVATFIPALKTILGFGSGTWVSPKRQSLQGKK is encoded by the coding sequence ATGACAAATATTTTTATTGACCACATATTCGCCGCAACCTTATTTAAATCGGTAATCAACATCGCACTCCTGATTTTATGCCTCTACCCCATCGTTGGCTCTTTTTTCTGGTTCGCCGGCGCGCTATCCTACCGCTTTATCAAGACCAATAAGCGTGATGATGACTGGCAGTACATTCCGGCTGAACAGCAACCAATGATTACCATCATGATCCCGGCGCACAACGAAGAAGTCATGATTGAAGAAACCATCACATACTTATTTACCCAGCTCAATTATACGAACTACGAGGTCCTAGTCATGAACGATGGTTCGACTGACAAGACGGCCACCATTATTCAACGGTTGCAGTCCGTCTATCCACGGCTACGAACCGTTGAAATTGAGAAAAACAAGGGCAAGGCCCACGCCTTCAATATTGGCATGTACTTTGCCCAGGGTGAGTATATTCTCAGCAACGACGCTGATACGATTCCAGAAAAGGACGCCCTGATGAAGTATATGAATTTCTTCATCCATGACCGCGATATGAATACATCCGCCGTCACCGCCAATATGGATGTTCAAAATCGAACGTCGCTTTTAGGTAAATCTCAAACCGTTGAATTCTCTAGTATCGTCGGTGTTATCAAGCGGAGTCAAACTTCCATCAACGACTCTATGTACGCGTATAGCGGGGCAAATACCCTCTACCGCAAACAATTTCTAATTGACGTTGGTGGCTTTCGACAAAATCGCGCGACGGAAGATATCAGTATTGCCTGGGATCACCAAATGGTGGGCGCCGTCCCGCGGTTTGCCCCTAACATCGTCTTCCATATGAACGTCCCCACCACAATCCGAGACCTTTATCATCAACGCAAACGTTGGGCACAGGGTGGCACGGAAGTGTGGTTAACGAACATTAAGAAATTCATTTTCCACCCAATCGTTCATCGCTATCAACTATCAATGTTCGTCGATTCGACGTTGTCAATCATCTGGTCCTTTTTCTTCGTCATCACTTCCTTGATGTTTTTGATTCTGATGGGTTACTTCCTGATAACCGGCAATTTTGAACGAGTCTACCACGGCTTGATGTTGTCATTTGTCTTTGTTAGTTTTGAACTATTGGCCGGGTTCATGCAACTGTTAGCGGCACTCCTGTTGGACCATCATGGTGCGAAACTAAAGTACTGGTTCTTCGCCCCACTCTACATGTTATTTTACTGGATGATCAATCCTATCACCGTCGTTGCAACGTTTATTCCTGCACTCAAAACCATTCTGGGCTTTGGCTCCGGAACGTGGGTCAGCCCGAAGCGACAGTCATTGCAGGGTAAAAAGTAA
- a CDS encoding NmrA family NAD(P)-binding protein: MKIVLTGSIGRINQTLVPKLTHAGHEVTVISHQATRSSLIKVFRATPAIGRLDDEAFLTKTFMGADVVYLMVTGIAASDDLYTAAKRQADIYAAAIKAAGVKRVVNLSSVGADLGPEVGALYMYHIIEQTLTTALPDVDLTFIRPTAMYYNLLSSVPTVKKSHRIYTNANLAVKNVWVAPVDVTTVLIKALTEPTPGQTVTYVASDEKTYLEVASALSQALKMPDLRVSQVPDEVMQDHLVTAGTPVAFAREYVKTVAYQRDHDFYADYRAHQPRLGDVKLADFAQVYAEDYHNQQVLKH, from the coding sequence ATGAAAATTGTTTTAACGGGTTCAATCGGTCGTATTAACCAGACCTTGGTACCTAAGCTGACCCATGCTGGTCATGAAGTGACGGTCATCAGTCATCAAGCAACTCGCAGTAGTTTGATAAAGGTTTTTCGCGCAACCCCTGCCATTGGTCGACTTGATGACGAAGCGTTTTTGACCAAGACGTTCATGGGCGCTGACGTGGTATACCTCATGGTAACTGGTATAGCGGCGAGTGATGATCTTTATACCGCTGCCAAACGACAAGCGGACATCTATGCCGCCGCGATCAAGGCAGCCGGCGTAAAACGAGTGGTGAATCTGAGTAGCGTGGGGGCCGACTTGGGACCAGAAGTCGGTGCACTTTACATGTATCATATTATCGAACAAACGTTAACAACCGCTTTACCAGACGTGGACTTAACGTTTATCCGCCCAACGGCAATGTACTATAATTTACTGAGCAGTGTGCCAACCGTTAAAAAGAGTCATCGAATCTACACAAATGCCAATTTGGCTGTTAAGAACGTGTGGGTTGCGCCGGTCGACGTTACAACTGTACTGATTAAGGCGCTGACCGAACCGACACCGGGGCAAACGGTGACATATGTTGCGAGTGATGAGAAAACTTATTTGGAAGTTGCTTCCGCACTGTCACAGGCTCTTAAAATGCCGGATTTGCGCGTTTCACAAGTGCCTGATGAGGTCATGCAAGATCATTTAGTGACTGCCGGAACCCCGGTCGCATTTGCACGGGAATATGTTAAAACGGTCGCTTACCAGCGTGACCACGATTTTTACGCGGATTATCGAGCACATCAACCTCGATTAGGCGATGTTAAACTTGCTGACTTTGCCCAAGTCTACGCTGAAGATTACCATAATCAACAAGTTCTTAAACACTAG
- a CDS encoding uroporphyrinogen decarboxylase/cobalamine-independent methonine synthase family protein, with product MEFGTLMMMVRHRVHGWQMAMRSQKGLHRGTTTLNINAAGLKRMEDAAFMHHIRKPVDKPHNLNWWHFNFFWGLQGITQSGIGSVPALALTGKISGFNHPAVAHFEFMRNQISGGTVDKQILPAPELCLAELKRSDNARALNRVYQSDTEMVHDLAAAYHQIMSDLYRVGARTIQLNRQGLGSQQGRSITELGTQVSREAVRDLPADLCVQWHVTHGTCYSA from the coding sequence ATGGAATTTGGCACATTGATGATGATGGTTAGGCACCGTGTACATGGTTGGCAAATGGCAATGCGGTCTCAAAAAGGGTTGCATCGGGGCACAACAACGCTGAATATTAATGCGGCGGGACTTAAACGGATGGAGGACGCTGCTTTTATGCATCATATTCGGAAACCGGTTGATAAGCCGCATAATCTAAATTGGTGGCACTTTAACTTTTTCTGGGGGCTACAAGGCATCACCCAATCCGGGATAGGTTCGGTACCGGCGCTCGCGTTGACCGGTAAAATCAGTGGCTTCAACCATCCTGCCGTTGCGCATTTTGAATTCATGCGCAATCAAATCAGTGGTGGAACTGTGGATAAACAAATCTTGCCTGCTCCCGAGCTGTGCTTGGCAGAACTCAAACGGTCCGATAATGCGCGCGCACTTAATCGAGTCTATCAATCAGATACGGAAATGGTGCATGACTTGGCCGCAGCCTACCACCAGATCATGAGTGACTTGTATCGAGTTGGTGCGCGGACGATTCAGCTGAATCGCCAGGGCCTCGGCAGTCAGCAAGGGCGATCAATTACTGAACTTGGCACACAGGTAAGTCGTGAGGCCGTTCGTGATTTACCTGCCGATCTCTGTGTTCAGTGGCACGTGACACATGGGACCTGTTACTCAGCGTAG